From Anopheles arabiensis isolate DONGOLA chromosome 3, AaraD3, whole genome shotgun sequence, a single genomic window includes:
- the LOC120901541 gene encoding low-density lipoprotein receptor-related protein 6 yields the protein MCVFSILNAVPSCYDEMGKVKQCNSRVRRRLPHSSCGQATITHRREPTITARSSIDLGPAAQAHPRTMVKTLPKRSSSRHLVLATLLLAHLITFGFINNCRGVNAATATALGPVASADHYSSATAASPTSTILLLFTTYYDLRVLNVSVQPDTNALTYTMDVLLQDLNEASAMDFYHARGLVCWTENTLEVIQCGRTNGTLSVTSKTTVITDGLDKPEGLAIDWYTDKLYWTDGESNRIEVAQLEPMGGGGAGVTGGGGGGIGGSGKQPNARLQKVLIWSDLDQPRAIALVPARRYMIWTDWGESPKIERASMDGDPQSRTVLVNDRIFWPNGLAVDLEQELIYWVDGNQRFLDVMDLDGGNRRTLVRNLDYPYSLTFTANFLFWTDWKDGTLHYYDIQRDRHKELLRKTEVPITVHAWDGRLQPEAATDASNPCRRNNGNCSHLCLLSTVAPAGYSCACPTGIKLLTATQCADGPQDMLFVVQRSQINRISLDSPDYSIVPLPAGKLRYAIAIDYDPVENYVYWSDKEESAIKRARADGTGGPAEEIVTAEIQAPDGLAIDWLARNLYWTDTGTDRIQVCRLDGSYRRVLIYDNLVEPRAIALAPTLGWMFWSDWGAKEPKIERASLDGTERVLIVSQNLIWPNGIALDVGARKIYWCDAKADTIEVANMDGSGRNTILSDNLPHVFGLSLLGDYLYWTDWQRRSIDRAHKLTGAERATIGENIAELMGLKVTRLHEVQGTNPCAVANGGCSQLCLNRPRDYVCRCQLDYELGRDNRTCLVPAAFLLFSNHGSIGRLSIDSHNHADYAPFRNVVDAHYLDVDVADRRIYWVSQKQKYISRAYINGSDVQRIVETGLMQPEGIAVDWLAHNVYWTDADARRIEVARLDGSSRRILIWKGIEEPKNLILEPRKGLMYWTEWPSDSIRRAAMDGGDLLTIISGANHAIGLTLDPDTRRLYWARQSSPTGIESADWDGKRRTRLVMADAADSNRFVPVALTIYQDWVYWADWTTDEIGRANKTTGDNRTIVHTNLKYTYALLAFHAGRQSGSNQCRTNNGGCTHLCLAQGQRKMTCACPTHYTLNANRVSCSPPRNYIIFSQRNSFGRFVPNTADSPDIPLPVTGKNIRAVEYDVLTRHIYWIDGRGPIIRRAFDNGTNAKVSINPTSSPFDMAIDPIGRLLFWSCSHTNTINITTLDGNIASIGNVDIGRTEKPRSLALHPMKRLLFWTDVGSAQSITRAKLDGSQRVELITKLEGIQALALDPQLNRLFYAHGKRIDTMDINGQDVRTLVAEHISMVSSIAALDGFIYWLDERPVMERISVQGDNRRVEIHKNPHMTDIVAVWTPDDRALRNHTCNTARAECSHICIGSPDDAPADHVCACPQGLMLLKDRRSCGEQPICGPDHFTCAAPSELADRDGNKECIPSSWRCDGQKDCPDRSDEMDCPTCRGDQFKCQSGECIDKHLVCDGTTQCLDGYDEAVCCKNPEDFQCPTSKVCISFHNVCDGDEHCAKGEDEAPEICSEYGNRRMAPSSSKITLLIVVVTAVAVVFLVVYLLQTFRTRFGTGGSGLEPKECDQAAAPLSPGGLNKNIRVSKLASVADAVRMSTLNSRTSGGSYDRNHITGASSSTTNGSSLIGYPLNPPPSPATTAGSTGRYCNSSYHPYKHYKIINQPPPPTPCSTDACDESDSNYTSKSNRSQRGGGGGGHGSGTTGGGTSSSVGSGSGGGRHGHDRRGSLQGKYKERCYDPEPYPPPPTPRSHYHSDIGGMLPESCPPSPSSRSSTYFSPLPPPPSPVPSPSRGFS from the exons GTGTAAATGCAGCCACGGCCACAGCGCTGGGACCGGTCGCTTCCGCCGACCATTATAGCTCCGCAACGGCCGCCAGCCCGACCAGCACGATCCTGCTGCTCTTCACCACCTACTACGATCTGCGCGTCCTGAACGTGTCGGTGCAGCCGGACACGAACGCGCTCACCTACACGATGgacgtgctgctgcaggacctGAACGAAGCCTCGGCGATGGACTTTTACCATGCGCGCGGGCTCGTCTGCTGGACGGAGAACACGCTCGAGGTGATACAGTGCGGCCGCACGAACGGCACGCTGAGCGTCACGAGCAAGACGACTGTGATAACGGACGGGCTGGACAAGCCGGAGGGTCTCGCGATCGACTGGTACACGGACAAGCTGTACTGGACGGACGGCGAGTCGAACCGGATCGAGGTGGCGCAGCTAGAACCgatgggaggaggaggagcaggagtgactggtggtggtggtggtggcattgGAGGTAGCGGCAAACAACCAAACGCACGCCTGCAGAAGGTGCTGATCTGGAGCGATCTGGATCAGCCGCGGGCGATCGCGCTCGTCCCCGCCCGCCGCTACATGATCTGGACGGACTGGGGTGAAAGCCCGAAGATTGAGCGGGCCAGCATGGACGGTGACCCGCAGAGCCGGACGGTGCTGGTGAACGATCGGATATTCTGGCCGAACGGGCTGGCGGTCGATCTGGAGCAGGAGCTAATCTATTGGGTCGAcggcaatcagcgctttctgGACGTGATGGATTTGGACGGGGGGAACAGGCGCACGCTGGTGCGCAACCTCGACTACCCGTACAGTTTGACGTTCACGGCGAACTTTTTGTTCTGGACGGACTGGAAGGATGGCACGCTGCACTACTACGACATACAGCGCGATCGGCACAAGGAGCTGCTGCGCAAGACGGAGGTGCCGATAACGGTGCACGCGTGGGATGGCCGGTTACAGCCCGAGGCGGCCACGGATGCGTCGAATCCTTGCCGGCGCAACAATGGCAACTGTTCCCATCTTTGCCTGCTGTCGACGGTAGCGCCGGCAGGGTACAGTTGTGCGTGTCCGACCGGGATTAAGCTGCTAACGGCGACGCAGTGTGCGGATGGACCGCAGGACATGCTGTTCGTGGTGCAGCGTTCCCAGATCAACAGGATATCGCTCGACTCGCCCGACTATTCCATCGTGCCGCTGCCAGCGGGGAAGCTTCGGTACGCGATCGCCATCGATTACGATCCAGTCGAAAACTACGTGTACTGGTCGGACAAGGAGGAAAGTGCAATCAAGCGAGCCCGGGCGGATGGAACGGGCGGACCAGCGGAAGAGATTGTCACGGCAGAGATACAAGCACCGGATGGGCTCGCGATCGACTGGCTGGCAAGAAACCTCTACTGGACGGACACGGGAACAGACCGGATACAGGTGTGCCGGCTCGATGGATCCTACCGCCGCGTGCTCATCTACGACAATCTGGTCGAGCCGCGTGCGATCGCCCTAGCGCCCACGCTCGGCTGGATGTTTTGGAGTGATTGGGGCGCAAAGGAGCCGAAAATCGAGCGTGCCTCGCTGGACGGCACGGAGCGTGTGCTGATCGTGTCGCAGAACCTGATCTGGCCGAACGGTATCGCGCTCGATGTCGGGGCGCGCAAGATCTACTGGTGCGACGCGAAGGCGGACACGATCGAGGTAGCGAACATGGACGGGTCGGGACGCAACACGATCCTGTCCGACAATCTGCCGCACGTGTTTGGGCTCAGCCTGCTCGGGGACTACCTGTACTGGACCGATTGGCAGCGGCGCTCGATCGACCGGGCGCACAAACTGACCGGTGCCGAGCGGGCCACGATCGGCGAAAACATTGCCGAGCTGATGGGGCTGAAGGTGACGCGGCTGCATGAGGTGCAGGGCACGAATCCATGCGCGGTGGCCAACGGTGGCTGCTCGCAGCTGTGCTTGAACCGGCCGCGCGATTACGTGTGCCGCTGTCAGCTTGATTATGAGCTCGGGCGGGACAATCGGACGTGTTTGGTGCCGGCCGCTTTCCTGCTGTTTTCCAACCACGGAAGCATTGGGAGGCTTTCGATCGATAGCCACAACCATGCGGACTACGCACCGTTTCGGAATGTGGTCGATGCGCACTACCTGGATGTGGATGTGGCGGATCGGAGGATCTACTGGGTCAGCCAGAAGCAGAAGTACATCTCGCGCGCGTACATTAACGGTTCGGACGTGCAGCGCATCGTCGAGACGGGACTGATGCAGCCGGAGGGCATCGCGGTGGATTGGCTGGCGCACAACGTGTACTGGACGGATGCGGACGCGCGGCGCATCGAGGTGGCCCGATTGGACGGGAGCAGTCGAAGGATTTTGATCTGGAAGGGCATCGAAGAGCCGAAGAACTTGATCCTGGAGCCGCGGAAAGGTTTGATGTACTGGACGGAGTGGCCTTCGGATTCGATTCGGCGGGCGGCGATGGACGGCGGGGATTTGCTAACGATCATTTCCGGCGCTAATCATGCGATTGGTTTGACGCTCGATCCGGACACGCGCCGGCTGTACTGGGCGAGGCAGAGCTCACCGACCGGGATCGAAAGTGCGGACTGGGATGGGAAACGGCGCACGCGGCTAGTGATGGCGGACGCGGCGGATAGCAATCGGTTCGTCCCGGTTGCCCTTACCATCTATCAGGATTGGGTGTACTGGGCCGACTGGACGACGGATGAGATTGGACGGGCGAACAAAACGACCGGCGACAATCGCACGATCGTGCACACGAATCTGAAGTACACGTATGCGCTGCTCGCTTTCCATGCCGGCCGGCAGTCGGGCTCGAACCAGTGCCGCACGAATAATGGTGGTTGTACGCATCTGTGCCTGGCACAGGGTCAGCGTAAGATGACGTGCGCCTGTCCGACGCATTACACGCTGAACGCGAATCGTGTTTCGTGCAGTCCACCGCGGAACTATATCATCTTCAGTCAGCGGAACTCGTTTGGACGGTTTGTGCCGAACACAGCTGATTCGCCGGACATTCCGCTGCCGGTTACGGGGAAGAACATCCGTGCAGTGGAGTATGATGTTCTAACGCGTCATATTTACTGG ATTGACGGACGCGGTCCCATAATTCGGCGTGCGTTTGATAACGGCACTAACGCGAAGGTATCCATCAACCCAACGTCCTCCCCGTTCGACATGGCGATCGATCCGATCGGTCGGCTACTCTTCTGGAGCTGTTCGCATACCAACACCATTAACATCACTAC TCTGGATGGTAATATTGCGAGCATCGGTAACGTGGACATTGGTCGCACGGAGAAACCGCGCAGCCTAGCGCTACATCCGATGAAGCGACTGCTGTTCTGGACGGACGTCGGTTCGGCCCAGTCAATTACGCGCGCCAAGCTGGACGGTTCCCAGCGGGTCGAGCTGATCACGAAGCTGGAAGGCATACAGGCGCTGGCGCTCGATCCGCAGCTTAATCGGTTGTTTTACGCGCACGGCAAACGCATCGACACGATGGACATCAACGGGCAGGATGT GAGAACGTTGGTCGCCGAGCACATAAGTATGGTGTCGTCAATCGCCGCGCTCGACGGGTTCATCTACTGGCTGGACGAGCGGCCGGTGATGGAGCGCATCTCGGTGCAGGGCGACAACCGGCGGGTGGAAATACACAAAAACCCGCACATGACGGACATTGTGGCGGTGTGGACACCGGACGATCGGGCACTGCGCAATCACACCTGCAACACGGCACGGGCGGAGTGCAGCCACATCTGCATCGGCTCGCCGGACGATGCGCCGGCCGATCACGTGTGCGCCTGTCCGCAGGGCCTGATGCTGCTGAAGGATCGGCGCAGCTGCGGCGAGCAGCCGATCTGTGGCCCGGACCATTTTACCTGCGCCGCACCGAGCGAGCTGGCCGACCGGGACGGCAACAAGGAGTGCATTCCGTCGTCGTGGCGCTGCGACGGCCAGAAGGACTGCCCGGACCGGTCGGACGAGATGGACTGTCCGACGTGCCGGGGCGACCAGTTCAAGTGCCAGTCGGGCGAGTGCATCGACAAGCATCTGGTGTGCGACGGTACGACGCAGTGCTTGGACGGGTACGATGAGGCGGTTTGCTGCAAGAACCCGGAAGATTTCCAGTGCCCCACGAGCAAGGTGTGCATCTCGTTTCACAATGTGTGCGATGGGGACGAGCACTGTGCGAAGGGTGAGGACGAGGCGCCGGAGATCTGCAGCGAATACGGCAACCGGCGGATGGCCCCGAGCTCGAGCAAGATCACGCTGCTGATCGTGGTCGTGacggcggtggcggtcgtCTTTCTCGTGGTGTATCTGCTGCAAACGTTCCGCACGCGCTTCGGTACGGGCGGCAGTGGGCTCGAGCCGAAGGAATGCGACCAGGCGGCGGCCCCGCTATCCCCCGGTGGGctgaacaaaaacatacgcGTCTCGAAGCTGGCCTCGGTGGCGGACGCGGTACGCATGTCGACGCTAAACAGCCGCACCAGCGGTGGCAGCTACGATCGGAACCACATCACGggagcgagcagcagcaccacgaaCGGGAGCAGCCTGATCGGGTACCCGCTAAATCCACCGCCGTCCCCGGCGACGACGGCCGGCTCGACCGGCCGGTACTGCAACAGCAGCTACCATCCGTACAAGCACTACAAAATCATTAACCAGCCGCCACCGCCGACGCCGTGCTCGACCGATGCGTGCGACGAGAGCGACTCCAACTACACGAGCAAAAGCAATCGCAGCCAGCGGGGCGGGGGCGGTGGTGGCCATGGTTCCGGTACGACGGGCGGCGGCACTAGCAGCTCGGTCGGTagtggcagcggcggcggccggcATGGGCACGATCGGCGCGGATCGCTGCAGGGCAAGTACAAGGAGCGGTGCTACGATCCGGAACCGTATCCACCGCCGCCGACGCCCCGCTCCCACTATCACAGTGATATTGGGGGTATGCTGCCCGAAAGCTGCCCCCCGTCGCCGAGCTCGCGAAGTTCGACGTACTTTtcgccgctgccgccaccaCCCTCACCGGTACCTTCCCCTTCGCGGGGGTTCTCGTAG
- the LOC120903532 gene encoding Fanconi anemia group D2 protein homolog has translation MSGVCKQDIPFLLVGVRLRRLKCLPHHLHRRTLLKLPPTAVKHLNPTKSLKTTFARNSATGDHKPPGYAKVPVNTAPTRSRMNEIFSQAKRRRHAPMAGNDRAGDANEEDDFFGSQFSVPASQAASQRRYLSQRSNLQRSQVVKPGRRPPTNYYESVLFMAGLSLDEPGGVVVLKCEPIVFMHKLKSVLRTNADYPANVDRFLAGIETTMKDRTNFLKLLECCQVVPNATALDDGTMQPIRKPVQESLMKMFLLVDFLQLKLIELLFAYLSKELGTMATPEGDGAEDSIVGFVLSQLKFIDHVQNGELVFEKVFELLGKANRQPVVFDEIIFSLEDVIDVSKHDDALARLVKLRPRPQDLITPTTVEVFTGMCLSVETLEMLRRKVVQYAADGCPLRYYPALVKMLLKFNRTEPAENIAGIVREVRRLLDTGEAADTWAASTADDCAEQVLRTIYQAISASAMLYDAWITVIRQLPGAEEHLPVDLLLLTIATTINEVKAPRIRKLTIRKIEQQFFTDAHTDQLVGGCFRRVLQTHLDGFLQLIECCTRERHERVCEFGVAAMSALFALDQSGAATDNRVVLSKIVGFICEMASANVASRNDFLIGRCIGALRKLHESHPKEIERSAELLLRILDIAPELSLRQYRPLISVIYAAVIPPRPLDDDAELAAIRDNLEIIVKKQLMCDSKDTKRKGIIGLVQMVYHLSLAPASDDAAELSSSFDSERTIGTVSEIPSATGRTLANLVSTLFLSTNQSPDLLAICYDELAGMLAQPRPKAAPVWEKTFIMWLSDTITMEFQGTFLVESDTPLPSRDATGPGGILLARKLCINEAEEEAANTEAATIAVNVGGGVLGHAGSRHTAICYLAPIFRLMRSLHFVRYGGVLESINALLGCMVVVPEFYGVGEEEERRFSVDTYDETTCTLLLDIYFHLSNWFRECVSAFVGQDDASIRKKVLERLHELVTLEHRLGRMLERMVADSEYIPPLASDFMDPPAAATKKLKPLESSSTRGRPKAGAHDRTVNLDAPLSTQTAAATAPATVGQFNEQSLLLRCSYALRRMDPELVRLFTVELVPARVLELPEQRGTHLALAEYRFVLENVTTALEQSSEAEGRYQRCMVERWEAFVERTATLQHRLQEATNRLQPASVQELLPLKSCYLWSLRLATALLPWKRFREQRGRVELARVLRLMVLQLTEREDGASPGDDLHVAELAKLLLKGLIVHESCFGDLSIAAQLYRLARAIGECVGDRTSSARSIARFTRSVLIAPDMRTADSKAAAHFTTILDGLIETVSLKQVKQLIVDMRQDVSIDDKIAKPAGGKAKGEATTTTVPDTVRTFASFKRAQYAQLFKGLCRAFLRVLQDEIRIRGSGGGGGGGPNRRLELWETACEATSELTAVVKRAQQAGSFGVYLRFAQIFIKLFLKSGLPALETILRCSAERASNLLSTLQTTTRYLHNVCCQTKVAKGAGSSAGALAQIPFVRESVETLVYRVKAALVANRCSAVFWMGNLKNKDMQGELIASQLPQPDSEDEEEGEGDGGDGTNGVALHDVSDIADDLSDDEGRDNGGGSSKASSSSNQRVGSVSKSSSQSKCF, from the exons ATGTCTGGTGTGTGCAAACAAGACATTccgtttttgttggttggggTGCGGTTGAGAAGGTTAAAATGCTTGCCTCACCATCTGCACCGACGAACCCTGCTCAAGTTGCCACCAACTGCTGTCAAACATTTAAATCCCACcaaaagtttaaaaacaacCTTTGCGCGCAATTCCGCCACCGGCGACCACAAACCACCAGGATACGCGAAAGTTCCTGTAAACACGGCGCCTACCCGTTCTCGAATGAACGAAATATTCTCACAGGCCAAGCGGCGCCGGCACGCCCCAATGGCCGGTAACGATCGGGCCGGCGATGCGAACGAGGAGGACGATTTCTTCGGCAGCCAATTCTCCGTGCCGGCCTCGCAAGCCGCCAGCCAGCGACGGTACCTGTCCCAGCGCAGCAATCTGCAGCGCTCGCAGGTGGTCAAACCGGGCCGCCGGCCACCCACGAACTACTACGAAAGTGTGCTCTTCATGGCCGGCCTCAGCCTGGACGAGCCGGGcggtgtggtggtgctgaAGTGTGAACCGATCGTGTTTATGCACAAGCTGAAGAGCGTCCTGCGCACGAACGCGGACTACCCGGCGAACGTGGACCGGTTCCTGGCCGGCATCGAGACGACGATGAAGGACCGGACCAACTTCCTGAAGCTGCTGGAGTGCTGCCAGGTTGTGCCGAATGCGACGGCGCTCGACGACGGTACGATGCAGCCGATCCGTAAGCCGGTGCAGGAAAGCCTGATGAAGATGTTCCTGCTGGTGGACTTTCTGCAGCTGAAGCTGATCGAGCTGCTGTTTGCGTACCTGTCCAAGGAGCTCGGCACGATGGCCACACCGGAGGGCGATGGGGCGGAGGACTCGATCGTGGGGTTTGTGCTGTCCCAGCTGAAGTTCATCGATCACGTGCAGAACGGTGAGCTGGTGTTCGAGAAGGTGTTCGAGCTGCTGGGCAAAGCGAACCGCCAGCCGGTGGTGTTTGACGAGATCATCTTCAGCCTGGAGGATGTGATAGACGTGTCCAAGCATGACGATGCGCTCGCACGGCTGGTGAAGTTGCGCCCGCGCCCCCAGGACCTGATCACACCGACCACCGTGGAGGTGTTCACGGGCATGTGTCTCAGCGTGGAGACGCTCGAAATGCTCCGCCGGAAGGTGGTCCAGTATGCGGCCGACGGTTGCCCGTTGCGCTACTACCCAGCGCTCGTGAAGATGCTGCTCAAGTTTAATCGTACCGAGCCGGCGGAAAACATTGCCGGCATAGTGCGGGAAGTGCGTCGCCTGCTCGATACGGGCGAAGCGGCCGACACCTGGGCCGCATCCACCGCGGACGACTGTGCCGAGCAGGTGCTGCGCACGATCTACCAAGCAATATCCGCGTCGGCCATGCTGTACGATGCCTGGATCACCGTCATCCGTCAGCTGCCTGGGGCGGAGGAACATCTGCCGGtcgatttgctgctgctaacgATCGCGACCACCATCAACGAGGTGAAGGCCCCGCGCATCCGCAAGCTAACGATACGCAAGATCGAGCAGCAGTTCTTTACCGACGCGCACACGGACCAGCTGGTCGGCGGGTGCTTCCGCCGGGTGCTGCAAACCCATCTGGACGGGTTTCTGCAGCTGATCGAGTGCTGTACGCGGGAGCGGCACGAACGCGTGTGCGAGTTTGGCGTCGCCGCCATGAGCGCACTGTTTGCGCTGGACCAGTCGGGCGCGGCCACCGACAACCGGGTGGTGCTGAGCAAGATCGTCGGGTTTATCTGCGAAATGGCGTCGGCGAACGTGGCCAGCAGGAACGATTTCCTGATCGGCCGGTGTATTGGTGCGCTGC GCAAACTGCACGAATCGCACCCAAAAGAGATAGAGCGAAGCGCGGAACTGTTGCTACGCATATTGGACATCGCACCGGAACTCTCCCTCCGGCAGTACCGTCCACTGATCAGCGTCATTTACGCCGCCGTCATTCCACCCCGCCCGCTCGACGACGATGCGGAGCTGGCGGCGATCCGCGATAATCTGGAAATTATCGTCAAAAAGCAGCTAATGTGCGACAGCAAAGACACCAAGCGGAAGGGCATCATCGGGCTGGTGCAGATGGTGTACCATCTCTCGCTAGCGCCAGCCTCCGACGATGCAGCCGAGCTTAGCTCGAGCTTCGATTCCGAGCGGACGATCGGCACGGTGAGCGAAATCCCGTCCGCAACTGGCCGCACGCTTGCCAATCTCGTGAGCACTCTGTTCCTGTCCACCAACCAGTCGCCGGATCTGCTCGCCATCTGCTACGATGAGCTGGCGGGTATGCTGGCTCAACCCCGGCCCAAGGCTGCCCCGGTGTGGGAGAAAACGTTCATCATGTGGCTGTCCGATACGATCACGATGGAGTTTCAGGGCACGTTTCTGGTGGAAAGTGATACACCGTTGCCGTCGCGGGACGCTACCGGACCGGGAGGGATACTGCTCGCCCGCAAGCTGTGCATAAACGAGGCGGAGGAGGAAGCGGCCAACACGGAAGCGGCCACCATTGCGGTCAATGTGGGTGGGGGTGTGTTGGGGCATGCCGGGAGCCGTCATACGGCCATTTGCTATCTGGCGCCAATCTTTCGGCTGATGCGTTCGCTGCACTTTGTCCGGTACGGGGGAGTACTGGAGTCGATCAATGCACTGCTCGGGtgtatggtggtggtgccggagTTTTACGGTGtcggggaggaggaggaacgTCGGTTTTCGGTCGATACGTACGACGAGACGACGtgcacgctgctgctggacaTTTACTTCCACCTGAGCAACTGGTTCCgggagtgtgtgagtgcgttcgTTGGGCAGGACGATGCTTCGATTCGAAAGAAG GTCCTGGAACGATTGCACGAGCTCGTGACCCTAGAGCACCGGCTCGGCCGCATGCTGGAGCGTATGGTCGCGGACAGCGAGTACATTCCACCGCTGGCGTCCGACTTTATGGATCCTCCGGCAGCGGCCACCAAAAAGCTGAAGCCCCTCGAATCATCCTCCACTCGCGGCCGCCCGAAAGCGGGAGCACACGACCGAACCGTCAATCTCGACGCACCCCTCAGCACGCAAACGGCCGCAGCGACGGCCCCCGCCACGGTGGGACAGTTCAACGAGCAGAGCTTACTGCTTCGCTGCTCGTACGCCCTGCGCCGAATGGATCCGGAGCTGGTGCGCCTGTTCACGGTGGAGCTGGTGCCCGCCCGCGTGCTGGAGCTGCCCGAGCAGCGCGGAACGCACCTCGCACTGGCCGAGTATCGGTTCGTGCTGGAGAACGTTACGACCGCGCTGGAGCAGTCGAGTGAGGCGGAAGGACGCTACCAGCGCTGCATGGTGGAGCGGTGGGAAGCGTTTGTGGAGCGAACGGCCACGCTACAGCACCGGCTGCAGGAAGCGACGAACCGACTGCAGCCCGCCTCGGTGCAGGAGCTGCTGCCGCTGAAATCCTGCTACCTGTGGAGTTTGCGCCTGGCGACGGCCCTGCTGCCCTGGAAACGGTTCCGCGAGCAGCGGGGACGGGTGGAGCTGGCGCGTGTGCTGCGTTTGATGGTGCTGCAACTGACGGAGCGGGAGGACGGTGCGTCCCCCGGCGACGATTTGCACGTGGCCGAGCTGGCAAAGCTGCTACTGAAAGGGCTGATCGTGCACGAGTCGTGCTTTGGCGATCTTTCGATCGCTGCCCAGCTGTACCGGCTTGCGCGTGCCATCGGCGAGTGTGTTGGAGATCGGACCAGTTCTGCCCGGTCGATCGCACGCTTCACGCGCAGCGTACTGATCGCTCCCGATATGCGAACGGCGGACAGTAAGGCGGCGGCCCACTTCACTACCATCCTGGACGGGTTGATCGAGACGGTGAGCTTGAAACAAGTGAAGCAGCTCATCGTGGACATGCGCCAGGATGTGAGCATCGATGACAAGATTGCCAAGCCGGCGGGTGGTAAGGCGAAGGGAGAAGCTACGACCACCACCGTACCGGATACGGTGCGCACGTTCGCTTCCTTCAAGCGCGCCCAGTACGCACAACTGTTCAAAGGCCTGTGCAGAGCGTTTTTGCGTGTGCTGCAGGATGAAATTCGCATCcgcggcagtggtggtggtggtggtggtggccccAACCGCCGGCTGGAACTGTGGGAAACGGCTTGCGAAGCGACGAGCGAACTGACGGCCGTCGTAAAGCGTGCGCAGCAGGCCGGAAGCTTCGGCGTGTATCTACGCTTTGCGCAAATCTTCATCAAACTCTTCCTGAAGAGTGGCCTGCCGGCACTGGAAACCATCCTGCGCTGTTCGGCCGAACGGGCGTCGAATCTACTGTCTACCCTGCAAACCACCACCCGGTACCTGCACAACGTCTGCTGCCAGACGAAGGTGGCCAAGGGGGCCGGTTCGTCGGCCGGTGCCCTGGCCCAGATTCCGTTCGTGCGCGAGTCGGTCGAAACGTTGGTTTATCGCGTGAAGGCGGCACTGGTGGCAAACCGCTGCTCGGCCGTGTTTTGGATGGGCAACTTGAAGAACAAGGATATGCAGGGGGAGCTGATCGCTTCCCAGCTGCCGCAGCCGGATTCGGAGGATGAAGAAGAGGGCGAGGGGGATGGTGGGGATGGGACGAATGGGGTGGCGCTGCACGATGTGTCGGACATTGCGGATGATCTGAGCGATGACGAAGGTCGGGATAATGGCGGGGGCTCTTCCAAGGCGTCTTCGTCCTCCAATCAGCGGGTCGGCAGTGTGTCGAAATCGTCATCGCAGAGCAAATGCTTTTGA